Sequence from the Fragaria vesca subsp. vesca linkage group LG4, FraVesHawaii_1.0, whole genome shotgun sequence genome:
GTATTTTGATAGCTCTAGTATCCGTTGATGACTGTGGAAGGATATCCTTCAAGTGTTACATTAGTAAACCGCCTACGAGTTTACAGCTATTTTTTTCTTTTTTTCATTTTGACCACAAAATTAGAAATAGAGGCTGATCGTTGACCAGAATCCGGCCATAACAAAAAAAATGGACGAAGGGTAGAATAGGAAAACCAGAAACTATCTGAAGAACGACAATGCTATAAAAGGCGAGACCAAAGCAAATTATACCTAGTCGTTCAATACTCTCTCACTTACTCTGCGCCTCCTCCCCCAACCCAGCCATGGGCCGTGGGCCCCCACCACCCACCCCTTCCTCCGCCGCCGCCGCCGCCGCCACCACGACCACCAACCTCCTCGGAAAGTATCAAATCAGCCGGATGCTGGGCCGCGGCAGCTTCGCCAAGGTCTATAAGGCCCAAACCATCGCCGACGAGACTCCCGTCGCCATTAAAATCATCGACAAGCTCAAAACCCACGCCGCGATGGAGCCTCTGATCCTCCGGGAGATCTCCGCCATGCGCCGTCTCCAGGACCACCCTAACATTCTCAAAATCCACGAGGTCATGGCCACCAAGTCCAAGATCTACATCGTCGTGGAGCTCGCCACCGGCGGCGAGCTGTTCGCCAAGATCTCACGGCACGGCAAGTTGCCGGAGTCTCTGGCCCGCCGCTACTTCCAGCAGCTCGTCTCCGCCCTCCGCTTCTGCCACGAGAACGGCGTCGCTCACCGCGACGTGAAGCCGCAGAACCTCCTCCTCGACGGCAACGGCGACCTCAAAGTCTCCGATTTCGGACTCTCCGCCCTACCGGAGCAGCTCAAAAACGGCCTCCTCCACACCGCCTGCGGGACTCCGGCGTACACGGCGCCGGAGGTGCTCTACCGGGTCGGGTACGACGGGTCCAAGGCCGACGCGTGGTCCTGCGGCGTCATCCTCTTCGTCCTCCTCGCCGGACACTTGCCGTTCGACGACAGCAACCTGGTGGCGATGCACAAGAAGATCCAACGCCGCGATTACGTCATACCGGCGGCGATTTCGAAACCGGCGCGGCGGATCATATACCAGCTCCTCGACCCGAACCCGAACACGCGGCTGAGCGTGGAGGCCGTGATGGAGAAGGCGTGGTTCCAGAAGGCCATAGATCTGAAGCTAGTCTCCGACGGCTGCGATGTCTTTGAATTGGAGAAGCCGCCGGCGAAATGCGACGTCGTTTCGGGGATGAACGCGTTCGACATAATATCCATGTCGTCGGGGCTGGACTTGTCGGGGCTTTTCGAGGCGGAGAACAGGAGCGAGAGGCGGTTCACGGCGAATGTGGCGGCGGAGAAGGTGGCGGAAAAGGTGGGGGAGGTTGGGGAGAGGATGGGGTATAAAGCGGAGAGAGGGAAAGGAGGGATGAGCGTTGGGTTGGGGAAAGGAGGGAAAGGGAAAGGACGACGTGTCGCTTTGGTGGTGGAGATGATGGAGGTGGCGGCGGGTTTGGTTTTGGGGGAGGTCAAGATGGTGGAGGGTGGTGTTGAGTTTCCTGAGCTGCTTTGGGAGGACTTGAAGACTGGGTTGGGGGACGTTGTGGTGTCTTGGCAAAACGGTGGCGTTTAGGTGTGGTGTACATAATCTCATGTGGGTTTGGATTCCTAGCTTGTACACGAAGAAGAAAAAAAGGCTTCGATAACTATGGAGAGGTTAAATTAGTGATGTAAATCAGATTAGTGCAGATGTTGCTCGGTGGTATTGATATTTGATTAATCAAATTTAGTTTCATTTTACATCCCCATATCCTCTAGATTGTTTCATGTTAAAATTTCAAATTCTGCTTACAATCTCTTGTGTCAAAATTCTTCTCTACGAAGCTTAACCAGTGTAGTATGATCTAATCGATCGCTCTACTAAGATGTTAGGTTCATGATTCATCTAAGAAGGTTAAACTAATTTTGATCATCTATGAATGGATCTTTCTAATGAAGAACAATCACTACCCTATAGAGGATTAGGATTATGCTAAGTTGGAGATTCGCTTCTCTTCAATAGTGAAGTGAAAGATCTAGATCCATAATACATCGAATTTCTTCAACCGTACTAAAGTGTAAGATTTAGATCCACAATACATCGTTGTTAGTTGTTGGCGATTCTAGTGCTTTGTTAATCTCTCCCTGCCTTGATCAACCATTCAAAAAATCGATCAGTGACAATATCTTTGATATTTCATCGAAATGAAATGTATAATAGTTTATCGAAACTTTTGCTCTCTGCATGTACCGATATTTTTACTTTCTCTACATATATGGATATTTCTTCAATCAGTCCAACCTGTAATCAACTTCTCTAATTTTTCCGGTAGTTTACAGTTTATTTTTTCTTATTTATAACATGCATACTTTAGTTTTTTTTGATAAATGGACGTTAGCCATAGATATAATGATAACTGAAAATCGGATTACAACATGAACATGACACACCCTCGCGGGTAAACGTTAGAAAAAAATCATGCGAAGCTACGTAAGAAAAAACAACGTAATCCTAGGTAACTCCTATGTTGCAAACCATAAGCATTGCACCTCCCAAAGTAACCAGAACCAGAACTAGAGCCAGAACCAGAGAACCAAGAAATCCAAAAGACCAAAACAGAAACAAAACCTAACAAAGTCCTAAAAAACNNNNNNNNNNNNNNNNNNNNGTACAATATAATTTCGATCGATGACATTTCAGTTTTTTTTTGAATATTTTCTCGATGTGTATTTTTTTTTTTTTCGTACAATTAATATATATTTTCTCCGATGTTGTGGTCATTTCTTTATGAGATTCATCGGCCAAGTTTGTCTTTTGCATGACAGAGTGACAGTGATCATCAATATATATTCAATGAAGAAATGGATCTATTGGCCAAAGAAGGAGTTGAGCAAAGCGGCGGTGCTAGCTGTTTGGAGTTTGGACACTGTTCTTCTCTGGCCAAGTCTCTGTTGTTTGGCTCTATGCCCCATCAGGAAACGAAATGCATGCTTCATGCAGACGCTCAACTTGATCTTTCGCATCGATCCAAACAGATCCATGAGAAGAAGTGCTTCTGAGAAAAGCTTTAACAATGGGATCACGCACCTCGTTCTTTTCTCGGAAGAGATACACATGAGATATGACTTGATCAGACGACTGGCACCAGCTTAGCTGTGAGGTTTAACCTGCAACATCATCACCATCATTACGCGGTTACAGATAAAAAGCTGCTAGCTACACGCAGCTTGAAATCCACCATGAAAACTAAGGAGTGTTGTTGCTCTACGTTTGTTTGTGTACCTACTTCTCAAAAAAAAGAAAAAAAAAGAAAGAAAAAGCAATAGAGAAGGTTTCATGTACCTGCTGATAATAAAAGTCTTCCAATAATAAGTAAAATTATAATTGGTGTCAATGTCGTCGTAACCCTCAAAGGTCGATTCGACCAAAATTATTGAAATATTTGTCGACAGCCCCAAACTAAGCTAGCTCTTTTGACATTGCAATTGATTGCTCAATGTTAATTTGTACTTGACGTGAGGGTGATGATAAGTCCGACAAAGACTTATCGTCGAGGATTCAGTTTTCATAACTTCATATATTAGGTTCGAATACGTCCATTTTCTTTCCAATGGATAATTATAGACCACACTTATCGCTGTTTAACATACCTTCTATAATTCCTTAGAGATTTAAGCTATAAGCCTGTAAGCATAATTGTGTTTATGACGAGAGTTTAAGCTCTATGTTCCTGATTATACAGTGACTCGCTTCAGTTCATACTTCATAGGCATTAATATTGAAATAATAGGCTTAATAGCTGTGAGGGCTGAGTCACCCTGCAACTGGGTTCGAAAAATTAAACAAAAGGAAAACGAATCATATGACAGCAATATATTGAACCAAACAAGTGAAACAACTCTGAACTGTCTTCTTCTTTCCATTTTGCTGCTTCTGAACCGCTACCAGTGCTAGTTTTCAGCTGAAGCGAGCCGGCCAAATTCAAGAACATGAAATGAAGTGATTTCATTATCAAACATGTGGAACTTTAGCTAGATGCGTTTATTACTGGATTTTGGTTTGCGGTTTGGTTAATTCTCAAAGCTAAAGTGAACACAACCTAATTACCTACAGATATAGAGACGCCATGAGGAAATGTATATGAGAAGTTGAGCAACTCACATGTCATTCAGCTTTGCTTTCTAGTATTCAAGAACAAGATTACACATTCAAACACGTACATACAACAAAACTTGAGAACTTCAATTCTCCCTTCATTTTACAACATTAGATGAATTGATGGGCATCTTACTGTCTCAGCGAATGAGCCATAATCAGCCATACAATCAGCCATACAAGCAGCTTACAAATGATTCTATTTGATACAGCGCCTTGTTCCAGTAGACCACTCAGGCTTGGCCTTACAAAAGTTGCTGTGCCGATCAGCACTATACACAGGCCAAGTTCTCCTATTAAACAACAGGTCATATGTGTCTTGTTTCTGTCAAAATTTGTGATCACCCCTTGTCTGTACCAAGGTAATGCAGGATGATACCAAGCATACACAATTCGAAAGCCCAGTTCCTTGATCGAGTTTCATTGATCTGCAAGAAGCTGCGGCACAATATCAGATAGTCGATGATCAAAAAGGCTGCTTGCAGAGGTAGTATCTACCTATAACTACTTTCATTCACTCTGACAACAGCAGAGAGGGCTGACATCCAAGCTTGCAAACCACTCTGTGCATCCTTTTTAACTGATACTTCCAGCTTTCCCACGGCCTGCTTTGATAGTCCAGATTTCACCAAAACAAGTCCCAGTGATTTGAATGTGCATTCATCAGGTTGAATGCCTGCCTTCGTCATTTCCTTGAAGGTTCCCACCACTTCTTTGAATCTTCCATATGTAGCATACAACCCAATAACATTATTATAACTCAGCACATCACTTAAAAGTCGCAGTTCCCTCATCTGCTTTGCAATCTGAATGGCCTCCTCAAACCTCCCCATTCTCTTATACATACACACCATCATTGCAAATGTAAACTCATTTGCATCCCCCTTGCTCTTCAAGCTGTCAAAGAGCTCTTCTGCTGGTTTAACCATACATCGCTCGCTATAAAGATCAATCATACAATTTGAGGCATATATAGCAGGACCATCCTCTGAGGCCAGAAGAAGTTTGTATGTTTCTTCTGCTTCTTTCAAAAGGCCAACTTTAGTATAGAGCTTGATTAAGGTATTGTAAATAACTGTGTTCCCAGGGAAACCTGCCCTTTTCATTGCATCAGCATAACTGAGAGCTTCTTTAACACATCCAACTTCAGCAAAAGCATTTATCAACACCCCAAAGACAATAACATCAGGCTGCACACTGAATCCAACCATCTGTTTATATACTTCCTCCGCCTTTTCCAATTGACCTAATTTTGCAAAGCTTGATATCACAGCACAATAAGGGATGCAATCATGTACCAACCCTGACTCATGCATCTTCTTCAGATAAGGCCTTGCGGTATGTGGCATATCACCACTAGCCAAAATTTGTATTAGAGAACTATAGCTACATCTGTCCGGAATTACACCATGACTTTCCATGCTATCAAACAACTGGCAAGCTCTACTGTACTGTTTCCCAACCCCATACGCTTTGATCATCACGTTGAACTCAACGACACTCAACTTGTTTACTTCTCGGCAGCAATTAAAAACTTTCTCAGCTTCTGAAATATGCCCACGCTCTCCGTATGCATCAATATTGGCAGCATAGCAATCAGATCCCATTTTCCCTGAGAGATGAAATCTCATGAACCAAACCCAAGACTTCTCAAGCATCCCAGCTTCTATGTACATCCTAGTCAGAGCCGAATGAGTGAACTCATCAATCTCAAGTCCCCTTTCATCCATCTCTGATACGAGCTCTTCAGCTTTGCTCACCATGTGCCTCACAGAGTATGCATACAAAAGGGTGCGGTAACTCACAGGGTCTGGCTCAAGGCAAGCCTCCTTCATCTTTGCAAAGTAGTTTGTAGCCATGTCTATATTATCATGCCTAGCATGGAGGGAAATCAGAATATTATACGTTCTCGTGTCTGGTGGACATCGAACCTCTTCCATCTTTTGCATAAGTGAATCAACTTCCGAAAGCTGACCATGATTACCACAAATGTGAATCATAGTATTGAAAGTTACCGTAGTTGGAGCAATCCCTTCCCTTAGCATCAGTGCAAATATCTCTGATGCTTCTTTAAGCCGGCCAGCCTTTCCATGCGTGTCGATCAATGTGTTATACGTATGTGAGCTCAAAGAGCCATGAGAATGCAATGCACTCTCTGACCATTTCTCGAAAAACTCCTCAGCTTTCCGATACTCCCCTGCTTTCTTATACAACTGCAGCACAATCGCCATAGTAACCTCATCAGGCTTCATACCTTGCTTGGTCATCCTCTGCAGCCAAACAAGCGCTTCTTTCTCAAACCCACCTTTACTATAAACATCAATCAAAGTCCCATACGTCGAGTTGATAGGTTCTATTCTCTCCACATTCATCTCATCCCAAACACTCCTCAAATGTCTCCACTTCTTCGCCTTCCCAAGAATCCTAAGCACTATATTGTAATGAATCACATGAACCTCATAACACCCTTTCCTCTTAAACCACTCGAAAATCTCCAAAGCTCTCACCCAACTCCTCTGCTCCTTCAAAATTATGCTCCTTTCTTTGTTACTCAGCCTCTCCTCCCACGGCTTCAGTGCCTCATCCAAGTCCTCAACCTCCTCCACCGCCGTCAACATCGCCGGAATGCACCCACCGTAACTCAGCCATTTCGTCGAACACGTGGTCTGCATTTTCTTCACCACACCATTCCCACCCAACTCAACCCCAAGTTCCTTCCTTTCCACAAACCCACCATTACCCACATCTTCTAACCCCTTTTCCTCATCTGGGTTCTTCCCAAAACCCCGTTTTTTCAACCCAACTCCATGAACAACACTCCCACCATTACCATTGTTGGGTCTGCGAGTTTCACCAAAACCCTTCTTGAACCCTCCTCCGTTGAGCACTCTGTGCTTCTTCCTATCTCTGGTTATGAGTTCAAGTTTCTCCAGAGGAGGGAGTCCTGTGCTGGGTGAGGTTCTTGTGGAGCCCAGAATGGGGAAGCAAGTCGTGTCCAGCTGGAGCTTGGCAAGCATTGTTTATCACAGTGATGTCTTGTGATTTTTGGTTGAGTATCAGAGACTGGATAATAACATGGTTTTGTTAAGAGTGGCTCTGAAACTTTGGCGGCGTAGGAGAGAGTGTGAATTTACAAGTCCAACTCCGGCGGAGGGAGGCAGAGAAGTTTATAAATGATATATATATGGATCCTCTGCTTCTATCAATCTGTTCTTGTTTTTTCTTAACTTTGAACCTGGGCCATTGATACATGAGCATAGTTGCTTTGGTAAGTTAGACTTACTGAATTAATTTTTTTTTTTTTTTGAGGGGAATGATTAACTTCATTGACAATAAACCACGACCAAATATTGCTAGGTCAGGAATGGAAGCAAGCTCCCATGCAAGCTAAGAGCAAGCTCATTATTCAACTACAACTAGGGATTGAAAGGGAAATACCAAAAACTATGTCCAAAAAGGTGGACATCTATACTAGAAAGCGAAATAACAAAAACTCTTATTCATATGCGACTACTAGCTCAAAGCATCTAATTTGACAAGTTTAATGCCTATGACCCATTGGTGTACGTTTCCACTCATCAGACCAGTAAATAACCTCAAACTGGCAGGCACATAGGATAGGAGTGCTACTCCCACGAAATGCCCATTACAGGCCCAACCCAATTGAGAGAGAGGAATGGAGGAGAAGCATCCCACAAGCCCAACCCACTAAGCCACACCAGGCACCCAATATGTTGAGGCCCAGAAGCCCTCCTCCCTTTCCTTACACCCAATCCGGCCAGATCGACCGAGAAGCATCTCGGTGAAGCCTTCAGCTATCGACCTAATCTGGTGGCCTTCTAAATTTGCGCCCCATGGCGCTGCCGCTGCTGGTACGGAGCCACAAAACCACGTGCTCCGATCTAGATCCGATAGGTTACAGAGACAAGCTCAAAGTCAGCACGCCCTTCCACCGTCGCCTAGTAGGTTTCAAATCCAATCCCCTGGCTCAAATATGCTCCTTTGCCGATGAACTCTCCAAAGGCCGAACCCTTGCACTACCAAAAGACCAACACCAGATCCTATGTCGTCCAACCTCGAGGAGCCTCTCTCCCTTGTGCCCTTCTCTGCCATCGCACACATTTGACGACACACCCTGCACCAGACGTCGTCCCAAAGCCGATAGGGACAAAAAAACCGCCCGTTGCTCGCTGCGAGAAGCCGAAACCTAGGTTTTGGTTTCGTATGAAGAACTTCAAAAATTCGGGAGCTCTCCAGTTAGACTTACTGATTAGGTAAACATCACTATTATTAAAACAAATAAAATAATTATACACTAATATGGTATAGAATCACCATGGAGTGAGGCAGTGAGCATATGTTTGATTTTCATTGTTCAACCATTTTTTTTAGAATTAAATTCAGTTTACCCCACTGTAGTTTAGAGGTGAATTTATGTTAGTTCCTAAACTTTCAATTTCATCAGATTACCCCCTGAGCTCTTGTTTTTCTGTCTGCTATCTTATTACTTATGCTCTGTCCAATTGGGACGTTGAAATTTGATGACGTGTGATGACGTTTTGGGGGTTGAGAAACTAAATTACAACTTCACGAGTCGAACTCATAACCTCCCACTTAATAAGGAGAGACTATACCGCTAAACCAAATGGTACTTGTGAGGTTTTTTCAGAGACTTATTTTTCTTCAATTAGATTTTAGCATTAGGAAAACTGTGAAACTCATGTTGCTTTTGCTATTCTTAATAACACATGTGATGCTGAAACATTTGTTAGAATCACAAATGATTTAAGCGGTGGAATGAAGCTCATTTTTCACTGTAAACCTGCTGATGATGATCTCGGCGTCTAAGTGCTTCTTCCCCAACTTTTGAGTTCAGTTTCCTACCTACCTTCGAATAGATTTGTATTGCAGTTTTCAATGGATAGGTTCATTTAAATGGTTTGATGTATAGGTTTGATGGAAGAGACTATTGCAAAGAGTGTTGGTGGAGTATAAAATCAACTGGCAATGGCCTTTGTAAGTCTAACTTCCAATCTCGCCAATATGATGAATGTTAACCTTGGAACAAAAACTAAGGTTAAGATACGTACTTGGATCAATCTTCTTTTATATGAATTTCATCCAACAATAATAAAAATGGTAAAACAAGAAGGTTCGATTATTATTTTTGCTTATGTTTATGTTTTTGTTGAAAGACTTTTAACTTCAGATGAGACTATAACTATTACATTGAGATCGATGTAATGAAAATTGGACTGGAATTTTATATTCATATGTTTTTAACACGTATTGTTTATCGTTTCATCGTTTATAGTCATTGTTATGCTTTGTGTACAAATGTAACTCATCACTCGCTCCATAGTTCGTGATTGAGTTAAATCATTGTAAAATTGAATATGAGTTACCATAAATAATCAAATTAAATTACCACAAACAATGCTAGTGGTGTTTAATGGAAATTATGTCCAATCATCATTGAATGCAAATTTTGAGGTGGAAAATAAAACATCTAGACTTATAAATAATTCTTCCCACAATTAGATTTTTACACCTAAGAGTGGCTAAGCGTAGCTTTTCTAATCGGGTAAACATTATTATGAATCATAAAAATAAAATTTGCATCCACAACAATTCTACACAATTCCATTTTTGCTTATTTTGTTTCTCATTTATTTCCAAACAAATGATGATGGGTTGTATGGACCCGGTTGATTGTTAGCCACTATAAAAATGCATGTTGCACATAGTACATTTCTACCAACAAAAAAAATTCTTCATATAAAAGATTAAGATGGGTTCCTCCATTGGAAGAGCAATGATGTTGATGTTGCTTGTGTTGCTCTTCACAACTGTTTGTGACGCAAGCTGGGAAAAACATGTAAGAGTTACAAATCAAATACCAGGCGTCACCCTCAACGTTCATTGCAAATCCGCTGATGATGATCTCGGTCTCCAAGAGCTTGCCCCTAATGCTTTCTTTGAGTTCAGTTTTCGATCCAGTTTTATAGGGGACACTGATTTCTACTGTAGTTTCCAGTGGCCTGGTGCATCACTAGAGTGGTTTGATATATATATCAGCAGTAGAGACCTCACAGTTTGCGACAAGTGTTGGTGGTCTGTAAGACCTACTCAAGATGGTCCTCATCCATGCATGTTGAATTGGGGAAGCGGCCAATATGAAATTTGTAAACCATGGAACAAGTGAGCTATGAGCTTCCATTACTTTGTGTTATGTTTAAGTAAAATAAGAGCCGTTTTGTTAGAGAATAGAGATGTAGAATAAAATGGTTTTTTTTAATGTCAAAATTAAAGAGTTAATCACATTTGCAGCAATTGGTTGGTAGCTACACATTAGTTTCATCTCTGACAAAAAATAATCTAAGATACCATATGAGCATTAACCAATAGTGTTTATCTAGTCAGTAACTGACCAAGGAAATCATACTAACTCATCCTTAATATAAATTCAAAGGTGGAAAGTAAGACATCTCAATTTAAAAATAGTTATGTCTACAATTAGATTTACATTTAAGGGTAATCACACATAGCCTTTTTGGTGAACATTGTTGAGAATCACAAGAGAATCTTCACCCATAACCACAATATATAATTCCATTTTTTCGCTTTATTGTTTTCCATTTCTTCCCAAAATTGATGATAGGTTTTATGAACCTAGTCAATTGTCATATGATCTAATCCATTTAGCCACTATAAAAAAGTATGTTGCACATAGTACATTTCTACCAAGATAACACTTCAAAACAAATTAGCATGGGTTTTTTCATTGGAAGAGTAGTGATGATGGTGTTGCTTATGTTGTTCTTTAGAATTGCTTGTGATGCACACTAGACAAAACATGTAAGAGTCATGAATCAATTAGAAGGCATGACACTCAACGTTCACTGCCAATCCGCTGACAATGATCTCGGTCTCCAAAAACTTGCCCCTAATGCTTTCTTCCAGTTCAACTGTAAATCTAGTTTTATAAGAGACATTAAATTCTACTGCACTTTCTAATGGCCTGGTGCAGAAGAATGATTTGATGTATATATGGGCCGTAGAGACCTCAAAGCTTGCAACCAATGTTGGTGGTTTGTAAGAATTAAGAACTACTTAATATGGTCCTTATCCATATAGGATGGACTTGGGCAGCAACAAAAATATGAAATTTGTAAACCATGGAAACAAAAGTCAACCATGAGCTTGCACTAATTTGTGTTCTGTTTAGAAGTGTTGTTTTTGTTGGAGATATAGAATAAAATGGTTTGTTTGAGGCCTCGTTTTTTTGGCGGAAAATATGCAACATGATAGGAAAGTTGTTCATTTCCTGCGTTTGGAAAAGCCAAAGGAAATGAAAGACTTTCCTGATTGAAAGGAAAATATGGGGGAAAGTGGCTCATTCCAAAATCCAATGGAACCACTTTCATTCATTCTTTCTCTGTATTTATTACTCACATCATAATATTTTATTATATTTTTTAAGAACTTTCCCAATGACTTTTTTTGCGTTACCAAACATCAGAATACAAACTTCTCTTGAAATTTTATTCCTGTTCACTTTCTCTTCCCATGGGAGAGAGGAATTAATTACTTTCCTTTCTGCAAACCAAACGAGGCCTGAGTGTCAATTAAAGAATTTTTCACATTTGCAGCAATAAGAACTTAAGAAGCAAAGCCTTTGTTTCATTCCTCCAATCCTTGTCTTGTTAATTATTTGTAGGACGCAGTGTAGAGGTAAATGTTTTTTTTTTTGGTGGTAAGAGATAAATGTTCTTCAGAAAACTGTTTTAACAAGATAAATGCGTTCACGTCATCATACGCACAGCAGTAATGCATTGATATTAATGTTTCAAAGAGATACGAAACGACCATTTGAAGGTGAAGAATTTGGTCAGATCTCTCATACTATTAATTTTCCCCTGAAAAGAGTAACATTAAGATTCCAAGGCTCCACTCATCTAGAACAAATATTTTTTAAACCACACGCTGATATTAAGGAAGCTCTCAAAGTCGAACTGAGGCCTGCAAACAAGAATTTGAAAGAGATTAAATCCGATCGTGAATTGTATATGCTTCGCTGCATTATTAACTAATGAGTAGAATGCACAACACACATTTGGATCATGTGTTTACCTGTCAGTTGGATGGATGTTATTAGGGAACACAATAACTTTCACAACAACTCCTTTGTCCTTCAATGCTCGAGCCTACTGCAAATATAAGCATCCAACTCTCATCTCATCTCATTAAACTACAGTTTAGTAGTCATATATGCATCAAAGTTTCCAACCCCACAAGATAACAAATGAGGTTACTTATTTTTTATTAGTAAAAGGATGAAAGAGATTTATAGATGCCAACTGTTTTTGAATTTTTGCTTCAGTCACTTTATTATCGAAGCACTTGCTATTGTTGTCAAATCATTAAATAAGATTATAATGTTAAATGTCTAGTTGAGTAGAAGGGGAACATAGCTTACTTGTAATCCAGTGGAAATCAGAACGCGAAGATCCTGAGCGCCCAAAAGAAAAAGGGTGGGTGTTTTGACATGCAGCAACGTGCATTCAATTCGGCAGTAGCAACGACGTACATTCAAGTCGGCAATAACAACGACGTGCATCCAAGTTGGCAGTAGCAATAAAATGTGTAAAGAATGGTAGTTTGGTAAAATATGTAGTGACATGTGATATGTGGACATTACTTTGTCATTATTTGTTAATTTTTGTTCTTAAATGTGTAAAATATTGTGTAAATGATGTATCTGTAAACTGAAATTTGGTTAGTAATTAATATGTAGTTTACTATAATAAAATTAAAGTTACCACATGGACAATTTCTAACTAGTGGTGTTTAATGGAAATTATGTTCATGCAAAATTAGAGGTGGAAAATAAAACATATATGATGAAGAGTATGTGAATACGAGAATAAAGGTCTACTCATTTCATTGATATCATGACCTTTATATAGGCATTACATAGAGAATCCATGTAAATTAGGGTTTGATATCTAACAATATTCTAGTCTAATAAGGAGAAGATTCGGTCAAACCACATCATCAATGATAGGAATGTAAATTCCTTCAACAATATAGACTTATAAATAATTCTTCCCATAATTAGATTTTTACATCTAAGAGTGGCTAAGCGTAGCTTTTCTAACCAGGTGAATATTATTTTCTGACCAGGTGAACATTATTGTGAACCATAAAAAAAAATCTGCATTCACAACAATTCTACACAATTCCATTTTTGCTTATTTGTTTTTTCATTTATTTCTAAACAAATGATGATGGGTTGTATGGACCTGGTTGATTGTTAGCCACTATAAAAAAAGCATGTTGCACATAATACATTTTTACCAACATAAAAATTCTTCATATAAAAGATTAAGATGTGTTCCTCTATTGGAAGAGCAATGATGCTGAAGTTGCTTGTGTTGCTCTTGACAACTGCTTGTTGTGAAGCAAGCTGGACAAAACATGTAAGAGTTACAAATCAAATACCAGGCGTTACCCTCAATGTTCATTGCAAATCCGCTGATGATGATCTCGGCCTCCAAGAGCTTGCCCCTAATGCTTTCTTTGAGTTCAGTTTTCGATCTAGTTTTATAGGGGACACTGATTTCTACTGTAGTTTCCTGTGGCCTGGTGCACCACTAGAGTCGTTTGATATATATATCGGCAATAGAGATC
This genomic interval carries:
- the LOC101310987 gene encoding CBL-interacting serine/threonine-protein kinase 7-like — protein: MGRGPPPPTPSSAAAAAATTTTNLLGKYQISRMLGRGSFAKVYKAQTIADETPVAIKIIDKLKTHAAMEPLILREISAMRRLQDHPNILKIHEVMATKSKIYIVVELATGGELFAKISRHGKLPESLARRYFQQLVSALRFCHENGVAHRDVKPQNLLLDGNGDLKVSDFGLSALPEQLKNGLLHTACGTPAYTAPEVLYRVGYDGSKADAWSCGVILFVLLAGHLPFDDSNLVAMHKKIQRRDYVIPAAISKPARRIIYQLLDPNPNTRLSVEAVMEKAWFQKAIDLKLVSDGCDVFELEKPPAKCDVVSGMNAFDIISMSSGLDLSGLFEAENRSERRFTANVAAEKVAEKVGEVGERMGYKAERGKGGMSVGLGKGGKGKGRRVALVVEMMEVAAGLVLGEVKMVEGGVEFPELLWEDLKTGLGDVVVSWQNGGV
- the LOC101311273 gene encoding pentatricopeptide repeat-containing protein At3g23020-like — its product is MLAKLQLDTTCFPILGSTRTSPSTGLPPLEKLELITRDRKKHRVLNGGGFKKGFGETRRPNNGNGGSVVHGVGLKKRGFGKNPDEEKGLEDVGNGGFVERKELGVELGGNGVVKKMQTTCSTKWLSYGGCIPAMLTAVEEVEDLDEALKPWEERLSNKERSIILKEQRSWVRALEIFEWFKRKGCYEVHVIHYNIVLRILGKAKKWRHLRSVWDEMNVERIEPINSTYGTLIDVYSKGGFEKEALVWLQRMTKQGMKPDEVTMAIVLQLYKKAGEYRKAEEFFEKWSESALHSHGSLSSHTYNTLIDTHGKAGRLKEASEIFALMLREGIAPTTVTFNTMIHICGNHGQLSEVDSLMQKMEEVRCPPDTRTYNILISLHARHDNIDMATNYFAKMKEACLEPDPVSYRTLLYAYSVRHMVSKAEELVSEMDERGLEIDEFTHSALTRMYIEAGMLEKSWVWFMRFHLSGKMGSDCYAANIDAYGERGHISEAEKVFNCCREVNKLSVVEFNVMIKAYGVGKQYSRACQLFDSMESHGVIPDRCSYSSLIQILASGDMPHTARPYLKKMHESGLVHDCIPYCAVISSFAKLGQLEKAEEVYKQMVGFSVQPDVIVFGVLINAFAEVGCVKEALSYADAMKRAGFPGNTVIYNTLIKLYTKVGLLKEAEETYKLLLASEDGPAIYASNCMIDLYSERCMVKPAEELFDSLKSKGDANEFTFAMMVCMYKRMGRFEEAIQIAKQMRELRLLSDVLSYNNVIGLYATYGRFKEVVGTFKEMTKAGIQPDECTFKSLGLVLVKSGLSKQAVGKLEVSVKKDAQSGLQAWMSALSAVVRVNESSYR